The Psychrobacter raelei genome contains the following window.
AGCTGCTTTTTCTGCGTTGGTGGACGTTGACTTAGTATTGTTCGTGGTAGATGGTGATCAGTGGCGTGAAGATGACTTATTGACCTTAGAGAAGATTGGTGAGACCGATACGCCTGTGGTACTGGTGATTAACAAGGCGGATACCATTAAAGATAAAGGCTCAATTCTGCCACTTATTGAAACCTATCATGAAAACTTTGATTTTGCAGATATTGTTCCGGTTTCTGCCTTAAAGAACCAAAACCTAGAGCGTTTGCAGCAAGTGATCCGCTCACATCTGCCTCAAGGCGCACCCATTTATGACACTGAGCAAATCACCGATCGCAGTGAGCGCTTTTTGGCCAGCGAAATCATTCGTGAAAAAATCATGCGTCAGTCAGGTGATGAAGTACCTTATGATTTAACGGTACAAATTGACGAATTCAAAGATGAGCCGGCGCACATTGATCCAAAAACTGGCCGTAAGCGCAAAGCGGTAACCTTTATTGATGCCACTATTTTTGTTGAACGTAATGGCCAAAAAGCCATTATCATTGGTGATAAAGGCAGCCGCATTA
Protein-coding sequences here:
- the era gene encoding GTPase Era, with protein sequence MANAPQDNQDITPETNLGTDNLLDSFFGDDNALPEDYRAGYVAIVGRPNVGKSTLMNHMLGQKLSITSRKPQTTRHRIHGILSHEDMQAVFVDTPGIHSNEVRLINERMNKAAFSALVDVDLVLFVVDGDQWREDDLLTLEKIGETDTPVVLVINKADTIKDKGSILPLIETYHENFDFADIVPVSALKNQNLERLQQVIRSHLPQGAPIYDTEQITDRSERFLASEIIREKIMRQSGDEVPYDLTVQIDEFKDEPAHIDPKTGRKRKAVTFIDATIFVERNGQKAIIIGDKGSRIKQVGTAAREDMEALFERKIMLNLWVKVKQGWSDDARALSSLGY